One stretch of Corynebacterium callunae DSM 20147 DNA includes these proteins:
- a CDS encoding histidine phosphatase family protein — MEHNRSTVVLLIRHGQTPTTGQILPGRTPGLHLAQRGESQAQEVAQRLLGLKLAAIYSSPMERARETAAPTAAQQGLNVELVDGLVECDFGQWTGERLSELNKLPEWKEVQHSPSTFRFPGGESFVEMQDRMVAAINNIATQHRGEVVAAFSHADTIKAAVAHFVGTPLDSFQKIHIDTAAISAVEFNGDNPARMLLTNSRTGSLDYLRAEK; from the coding sequence CCCACCACTGGCCAAATTTTACCTGGGCGCACTCCCGGTTTACATTTGGCGCAGCGCGGAGAAAGCCAAGCTCAGGAGGTTGCGCAGCGTTTGCTTGGGCTAAAACTGGCAGCGATTTATTCCTCGCCCATGGAACGTGCCCGCGAAACTGCTGCACCCACCGCAGCCCAGCAGGGGTTAAATGTAGAGCTGGTAGATGGGTTAGTGGAGTGCGATTTTGGGCAGTGGACTGGCGAACGTTTGAGTGAATTAAATAAGTTGCCAGAATGGAAAGAGGTCCAGCATTCTCCTTCCACTTTCCGTTTTCCAGGTGGGGAAAGCTTTGTAGAAATGCAAGACCGCATGGTGGCTGCGATTAATAACATTGCAACGCAGCATCGCGGTGAGGTGGTTGCAGCCTTTAGCCATGCCGACACCATTAAGGCAGCGGTGGCGCATTTTGTGGGAACGCCTTTGGATTCCTTCCAAAAAATTCATATTGATACCGCCGCAATTTCCGCAGTGGAGTTTAATGGAGACAACCCGGCGCGGATGCTCCTGACAAACTCTCGTACCGGCAGCCTTGATTATCTCCGAGCAGAAAAATAG
- a CDS encoding SCO1664 family protein, with protein sequence MITPPFERELALLSTAELGIVQQLVESSNVGFVVDLEIPNSTADPDYAWAVYKPELGEQPLWDFPPGLYRRERAAFVLSNHLGWNLVPPTVIRHDGPAGVGSVQWFIHHNGEHYFPLFDTRPDLHEQFLQMAVFDLLCNNTDRKSGHVMLEGDHIWGIDHGLCFSAEPKLRTVIWDFAGVDIPQHLIDAVEPLIDEVPPELSELLHPVEIEAVQRRASRIVRLPYLPHPRSHRQFPWPLV encoded by the coding sequence ATGATTACGCCTCCTTTTGAGCGCGAGCTTGCCTTACTCTCCACTGCTGAGCTGGGGATAGTGCAGCAGTTGGTGGAATCAAGCAATGTCGGTTTTGTAGTGGACCTAGAAATTCCCAACTCGACTGCGGATCCAGATTATGCCTGGGCAGTTTATAAACCCGAGCTCGGTGAGCAACCGCTGTGGGATTTCCCGCCAGGGCTTTATCGACGCGAAAGGGCAGCCTTTGTGTTGAGCAATCACCTGGGCTGGAACCTGGTGCCACCAACTGTTATTAGGCATGATGGTCCCGCAGGTGTTGGCTCTGTGCAGTGGTTTATCCACCACAATGGTGAGCATTATTTCCCGCTTTTTGATACCCGTCCTGATTTGCACGAGCAATTTTTGCAGATGGCAGTTTTTGATTTGCTGTGTAATAACACCGACCGCAAGTCTGGGCATGTGATGTTGGAGGGTGACCACATTTGGGGCATTGACCATGGCCTGTGTTTTTCCGCGGAGCCAAAGTTACGCACCGTAATCTGGGATTTTGCAGGGGTTGATATTCCGCAGCATTTGATAGATGCAGTGGAGCCGCTAATTGATGAAGTTCCGCCTGAGCTATCTGAACTTTTACACCCTGTTGAAATTGAAGCTGTGCAGCGCCGAGCCTCAAGAATTGTGCGCCTGCCTTATTTGCCACACCCACGTTCCCATCGGCAATTCCCCTGGCCACTGGTTTAA